From Streptomyces sp. NBC_01460, a single genomic window includes:
- a CDS encoding pyridoxamine 5'-phosphate oxidase family protein: MPDVRNLGAEYLDFWRERHVCTLTTLRPDGTPHVVPVGVTYDPETRLARVITGGNTRKAAHVLAAGPEGARVAVCQMQGRRWATLEGRAVVRTEPGEIEDAVRRYAERYERTPRHNPERIVIEIAVDRALGNA; encoded by the coding sequence ATGCCTGACGTACGCAACCTCGGCGCCGAGTACCTCGACTTCTGGCGGGAACGCCACGTGTGCACCTTGACCACGCTCCGCCCGGACGGCACACCCCATGTCGTGCCCGTGGGGGTGACGTACGACCCGGAGACACGGCTCGCCCGCGTCATCACCGGCGGGAACACGAGGAAGGCGGCCCACGTCCTGGCGGCGGGCCCCGAGGGCGCGCGGGTCGCGGTCTGCCAGATGCAGGGGCGCCGCTGGGCCACTCTGGAGGGCCGGGCGGTCGTGCGCACGGAGCCCGGGGAGATCGAGGACGCGGTACGCCGCTACGCGGAGCGCTACGAGCGCACCCCGCGGCACAATCCCGAGCGGATCGTCATCGAGATCGCCGTCGACAGGGCTCTCGGAAACGCCTGA
- a CDS encoding (2Fe-2S)-binding protein: protein MTTPPDDRTFRREMATAYRSGWHFIDLLTALTRQGDSLMVTLFGEPIVVVMETDDDIRAYRCLRRPRGAPQPVRCAVRYGMIFVNLDQRDHELFEQEAISATPRSA from the coding sequence ATGACCACCCCACCGGACGACCGCACCTTCCGGCGGGAGATGGCCACGGCGTATCGCTCAGGGTGGCATTTCATCGATCTGCTCACGGCACTTACCCGCCAGGGCGATTCGTTGATGGTCACCCTGTTCGGAGAGCCGATCGTCGTCGTGATGGAAACGGATGACGACATCCGCGCCTATCGCTGTCTTCGCCGGCCCCGCGGCGCGCCGCAACCGGTTCGTTGTGCCGTGAGATACGGCATGATCTTCGTGAATCTCGATCAGCGCGACCACGAGCTGTTCGAACAAGAAGCCATTTCCGCCACCCCCCGCAGTGCCTGA